The DNA region ACGACATCGAAGGAATCCACGCAAAATGTGACAACATATACCAACAAAGACTGATTATGATTCAAGTCAAGATTATCAACCATGTGATTATTTAAATCCTTTGTAACAAGTCAAGTCGTGGTATGTTCATCATTAATGAGAACTTTTATCTTTTAAATTTCATGTAATTTAACAATAGAGAAAATCTATTCTATTTGCTAGTTATATTGTGTATGGATATTGAAAACAGAGAATGCAGTGAAGAGATCTACTTCCAAAGTAGAACATGACATCGTTAAATCATCTATTTGATGCTTAGTTTTGTACCACTAGCGTCATTACTAATAATGCTGATTTGTCGTTttgtattcaatattattaaacaattaaacGTCATATCAGTTCACGAAGTAATTGATTGTCGACACAAGTCTCATTGTTAGTTAGATAGACTTTTAGATTCCAAGATCTGTGAGTTAGTTGTAGCTTAAAATAACATAGTCGTACACTTTTTCCAAATCGTGAAATTAGTGTCAATGAGattaccataggactgcatctccacaCGATGcgccactgccttgtgggtcagacctttaggtcaaaggctcggggtgtggccccctaagaaaactacctgcttcggtctgggcacccgggcagtatcacagccctcacataaatcggatgatttatgtggcgcatatctacttggtgcctccttgtaccaatatctgtgtttaaataaataaataaatgaggtTGATTTGCTAtcgataaataataaatcataataatgcattagaaattttaaaaaaaaatggaaagATTTAACCTACCCATTGAGGTTGAGATTTTTTTCCAGAGTGCTTTGCTGAGTTCAAATTACGCTTAGCATTCTTAGGTGACTTGAATGATTTTTTAGCACTACGTTTAGCTTGAATAACTGTCATCAATTGTTTGTCAATTTCCTCATCGGAACTGTTATTACCATCAGCTGATGAGGCTTGTTCTTCGTCAACGGAAATGATTTGGCTATTATCTTTTAAAGGTGAAGGTTTATTCTTGTTATTAACTGTGTTTTTCTGCTTGGAATCGTTTTTAACCACCTCATCGCTATCTTCAGACGCATCATCACTATCTGTATCGCCTAGATCTTCCTCATCCTCGTCATCttcgtcgtcgtcatcatcatcatctacatcTTCATCATCGTCCTCTTCCTCAGTACCGCTGTCATCTTCATCATACTCGCTAATTTCATCTTCATCGTCTAAATCTTCATTGtcctcatcatcatcgtcgtcatcatcatcatcatcatcatcatcatcttgaCCATCACtatcatcctcatcatcatctagtTTACTCATTTCAGATTTGGATTTCTTTTTGGGGGACACTTTCAACATTTTCGATGATACAAGATCATTTAGTACAGATGTTTTACTAGTGgttgaatttttatttttgGTTTGATGAACAAATAATTCATCAGTTTTACTTTCATCATTTGATTCATCACTAGCTGATGATTTAGAATCATTTTCAGATTCAGGTAATTGTTGAACTAAAACTTTTGTATTACTACCCTTCTGTTTATTACCAATATCTTTTGTATTCACTGTTGTTTTCTGAATTACTATGTTAGAAGTCTTTtccaatgatgatgatgatgatggtttaTTCAATTGTTTCTCTTTCATTTTATCCAATGATTGATCATTTTTAGATTTGTTAGCCTTTAAttgattttcatcattattttgtttctgATCTATTACTTTAGAACGAGAAAATATAAAATTGACAAATATTGGTAGACCACGAACAAGTCGTTTATGTGTTGTGGAAAACGCCTCAAGTGATACATTTTCATTGACAAATTTGATAACTGcataactttaaaaaaataataaaaacatgtaGTTGGTTAGTAAATAACTTTATAGAATCCCcctcaaaaaaaaagaaagtcaatgaaaagaaaatactaaaaataataatattgatggagttttgttgtctgagctggatagtttagtcgtggagcttttatcgttctcctgaacgacatcatcaccagcacaaacttcaggtataTGGCATAAAGGTGAAAATCAGCGCTTTTGACGCGAAAACAAGAAACTCAATTTTTTAAGATACATTTACAAAACTAAagtatttaccaagtgagttctggggatctaacaacATCCCCAACATTTAGCCAATAAGCTAAATGTTTGCAAACAACTATTAAATAGTGTACAATGTATACATTAGTTTTATGAtgtattttgtattgtttaactGTAGTATCAAAAGTACCGAAAGGTCAATCGATGGCAATTAGAAGTGACCTAAATGTTAAGTGCATTTCATTAGGGTCAATAGGTCAATTTCCTAAGTATATAGtggtaaatatatatgaataagtaTTTGTGAATTTTATTCAATAGTCTAATACACTTGCTCGCCCAAGCAGTCAACTGGAGGGGGGGGGCAGTTAGCGCATAGAATACCATATGACACCACAACAATTATCCATACACATATGCGATTTATACACTTTCTTTTTATCCGTTATATAAGAGTTAGTCGATTGATGAATCTAGTGTTTTTCACccagataaataattaattgtataCTAGAACAATCAGACTATAATTtttggacgacctttgagcaatgcTCAAGTGATCTTGGGAATATCCACTTACTCACTAGAGTTAAGTAAAGGTTGTAAATCAGTTTGGGGATTTAAAACTATGATCTATAGttaatggttaaggttaggaactacatttatggttttcatcacaaactgatataaTCTAAAATGCCGTGACGTTACGTTATTAAGCCAAGTGGATGAATGGATTCGGTGCTAAAATCTAAAATCAATTATcctaaatttgattggttcgttcataaattatagtcacactGTTTTTAAAACATGTTAAATAACTGATCTACTCAGGGATCGTTAAtgcaaaaataaaatcaaagaaTAACCAATGTGATTGTATTATCATACGACGTACCCGCATGTCATTCCATCTATGGTCAATGGAAAATCAACAGTGCCTTTTGGAAATATATGTATTAAATCATTTTTAGTTGTTGAACTATTGAAACCAGTCACAAAAAGTTGTGTTCGATTAATATTATCCaactttaaatcactgataggaAATGACAAACGATTAGGTTGAGCAGAGATTGTTTTACCGGCAAATAGACGACCAGATATAGATTTTCTTGCAGCTTCAGCTGTATCCGCATCAACGTATTGAAGAAACACAAAGCTAGATAGATggatatatattgaataaacaaatcaaaaaaACTGGTTAATAACAAATGAAATTGTAAGCTTTTTGATGATCACCATATATTTATTTACGGTATGCAAATACAAATGTTAGCTGACCGAAATAAATCGACAGGATACACTAAACCTGAGTTTTGTGCTCTAACACTTTTTTAATAAAGCATACTTGTAATTTTGACGAAATTGATATTACCTGTGATTCGAAAGTAGTCAGTTACCTCCAAACAATTGAAAAACTGACACAGTGCACACAATGTCTAGTCACTTAGACTAATGATTATATTGAGTCTTAATCGATATAATTCAATCAATGTTTAAGAGATTAGCAACATTAGTCATTACTCAGTGTTTAATCAACAACTCTTGAAATAACCACGTCAATAAGAATGTAGGTTATATAGATTAGTAATTCATGACAAAACATTCCTAGAAAAGGTAAGAATGTGTTGAAATTCTAGAGTAGGGTAAAGAGTGTTTTATAGCCAAATAGATGAATACATATGAATTTAGTTCTTTGATTTTAAGTATTAAGAACCTTTGAATTATCTTTGAAAGATCACAAATCAGTCCTTTCTATGTCTATTAGTTTTAAGTGTCTTAATACAGAAATATTGACGGGTTTTAAttagcccccgaatgccctagtacggccgagaatggggagagtcagctttccctctcgaaatgctcttacatgaccacgcgtatatagtctctgccagggaagtcctactaacTACCTTCTCGCACCAttaatgttgtttacgaaattgagaggacgaaaagcgaatgtccggcgctttaaccgggttggtggacatggagagtccacctagatgagttggaaaaccctcattccaaaccaatgatggacatgggctccagtatcttgaagcaacaaatggcgtatgaaccaatcgttggtcaccggctaccatgagattgcatctccttgcgatgctccactgtcttgtggaccagaccttcatgtcgagggccccgggtgtggccccctaagaaaaccacctgctttggtttgggcacgcgggtagtatcacaaccctcacatatatcaaatgagatttgtgtggcgcatatgtatttggtgcatccttgtaccaatatctatgtgttaaaataaatgaataaacaattagCTCTTTAACATGATCATTATGTTTTGAATGTTTCGTAAACTTAAAATGATAAGTTGAAACTTTATAGCAGCATTTGAGGTAATTAACGGAGAACTAATACTTGTTATAGAAAACTAGGATTTATAAAGTATTTCAGTGACAATATTTCACTTTATACCAGATATACTATAAAATGATACTGTTTGattaaatatattgaaaatctGTCAATACACTCTCAAACCTTTTTGTTGATAAACTTGTGTCAAGTCACAAACAAACATGATACCCATTAACCTTGAAGATAGACTTTTTCTCAAGGATGAACAGCATTTGCATTTGGTATTAGTTGTCTTACCTGTTGGGTCATGCAAAACTCAGATATGAGTTGTTTAATTTAACACACTAAATGTAACTTTTTGCACTTCACTATGGACTGAACAATTGGTCTAAGTAGATAACTAGTCTGTGACATGATTAAAATCGGTAGGTTGATCGGAATTGGATACTTAACATTTTAGaagataataaaatgaaagCATCTGCTTAACTACAACCTAATTATTCACCAAATAACATAGACTGATAGTCAACAACTTCATGATTCGGTAACTCGTAGCTATCTTCCAACCTATTCCGACATCAACTAGCATTTTCCATCAAACCAGATGGCGGTTTGACATGGGTAACACGTCTGTATTAATTGATAAAGCTACATAACTTCACTAACTGAGTAATTATTGACATCTCACACTTTATAGTTAAACATAGCAATACTCATTACATGTTTCAACCAAATGAAACGAATGCCTTGAAAACGTGATTGAATTGCAGTGTAACCTACCATGAAGGTCAAATTTTACAGCCATAAAATCAGCCAGATTACTGTCATATAATTTTATACTACTAACAAACATATACTTAAAGATTGCTTTATTGTGAGAGTAGTTACTAAAAAAAGGATATTACTCTGAAATACATTCACACGTAAATAAAGACTTACTCTCGAATCCTTTTATTTTTCCTTATTGAAAATCGATATGACATCATACTCGGTGACAATGATTTCAGCATAGACTCGTTATGATCCGGTGGTAATGGACTCACATGCAACGTAGCAGATGAAAGTTCAACTAGTGAAACGAAAAAAACCAAATTAAATGTAGACGAATGAACATGAACATAcacagaaaacaacatttgaagAAAGTTCCATTAATCACGCGAAAATACGTTTATTTATATGCAGACTTCAAAATGTCTTTATCACagcaaaatataaattatatagCTCTGTTACTCTACATACATGATACGTTTATAGCAAATCACTAACAAAAATAACTTGTCAATTTGGAAGGATTATATGAATTTGAggcatgtatttatttatttaaacacataaacattagtataaGGAGGCAGTAAATATATATGAGCTACGtatatcattcgatttgtgtgagaacTGGAATACTATCCAgatgctcaaaccgaagcaggtagagTTTATTAAGGGGCCGCACCCTGAGCCTTTCacataaaggtctaatccacaacacagtggagcaacgtcaggagatgcaatctcatggtagccagtgaccaacaataggttcatacgccatttgttccttcaggatactagagATCATGTGcattattggtttggaatcagggttttccaactccactaaATGGATCCTTTATATCCACCAATCCGCTTAAAgagtcggacattcgcttttcgtcctttcgatttcttaaacaacagtaatgcagcgagaaggcagtaaataagacttctctggcagtgactgtatgcacgtggccatgtgagagcatttctagaggAATAACTAACTCTCTCCATTCTCCGCCGTACAGGGGCATTTGGAGGCATCATTTTAAGTTATTAAAAATTCGACGAAAGTACTATCAATAAATCTTGACATTGATTAATTTATAAGCATAATTGAACGGAGTTCCATAAAGGATAAGGTTAATGAAATTACGGATATCATTAGATATATCATATTTGGCTTTTTAGATAGAAGTTAACTTGATCACTGTTAATTAATATATTAAGACTACAATCTATATCTTTACCATCATAATTGAGAATTGAAATGGTTCAAGAAATGTGGATTGATAAATCTATATTTGCAAACGTGCATATGTTATTATGCAACTAACAGCATGCGATCATATATTTTCTTAATTGTCTTATAATATTATGCAATGTATATTCTCTATAGAAATTTACACATTCATAACTTACTTGCACGTTTTTTGATTTCCTCAATTATAATAGATTCATTTTTCCAACTATATGACACAGACACTTGATGATCATCGCCTTTATCAAGAGGTTTTACGATTGATTGCTAAATAAAGAGAATGAAGAACAAAAATACAAGCAAAAAGCAACCCGACTAAATGGGAAATTTAATATGTGGGTAAGaattaagatttttaaaaagaCTGACGCGGAGCAGAAAATTATTTCTAAGTTTAGATTCGTAAATTTGaatctttttttcatttctacAACAATTAtcgagggataagtctacttccgattgcgtccaaactattggctgccatcatacttcgtagattgttcacAACCCAAGACTGAATCGCGAGGAGCAGGTTGGTTtccgttctggtcgaggatgtattgattgTATCTTTGCCCTTCACCAATTGTTAGAACATAGTCATACTTATTACAAGCCGACAATCGTGGTGTTTTTTGACATTAAAGCCGCCTTtgattcgttggacagaactgttTGCTGGgactgtctattgaagaagggtgtgcctgaaaagtttattaacatcctaaaagccctatatacaaacacttcaGGCAGAGTAagtgcatacaaccacctctctccattgttccattcgagcagtggggttagacagggttgcccgatctcaccattcctctttaactttgccatcgacgacattctagaaacagctctgatggatgtaagtaattgaggtgtggatctgttgcctggagaaagacttctcgaccttgagtatgtggatggtattgtcttactgtgagGTGATAGCCAAGCCATGCAGTCGACATTTATtcagttggcaattagtgtccgtaggtatggtatgtgctttgcaccttcgaagtgcaaagtacttctacaagactggcgggattctaatcctgcactcactctggatggtgaacagatagaaatagtcgagaagttcgtgtatctaggtagctgcataagtgctggtgggggtgtgagtgatgagatcaatgcacgtatagtgaaagccagagcggcttatgccaatgtgggccatctttggcgccttcgcgATGCTAGTcgggctgtaaaaggtcggatcttcaacgtgtcggtgagagcagtcttgctctatgcttgtgaaacctggcctctccgagttgaggatgttagacgactctctgtgttcaaTCATCACTGTCTCCGAAGGGTTGCTGACacccagtggcaacaccatgttagtaatgcagaggttcggcatcgtgtgttcgggcacagagatgataatgcaatcaatgtcaccatcttgaaacaccgacttcggtggcttggacatgttctacgaatgttgtcccagagaatttcacgtcgtgcattatttgcaaTGTTGAATAAGACACAAGATTAAAACGTGtagaaatgtaaaatattttcaagCTATCAAAAGGTTTATACCAAATCCATTAAACAATAGACTTTATAATGTTAATCAAACCTAATGaaatttcataattattatataaaattGTAAATAGATTATTGTGTAATCAAAGATGCAAATTGTTTTCAATCCGTGATTGACTTTCTGTACAGATGAACCATGGTTCAGTAACCAAATGCAATTCATCCATAAAAGCCgaataaatatattcaataatagTAAAACGTGAGTGAATTATATACAGTGCTTTATTATTGAGGTTTTGTAAAAATCGATGTGAACTTCTGAACCTTAACTATACAACACAAGCAAACGCAGTTACACAGTTTATAACAGACTTTTTTAAGAAGGATTGAGAAAGTAATAATTTCATTATCACGTTCTAACGGTTCTCATAACTCATGAAGTAAACATTAGGGGGTACAGTAAATGAGAAGATGAATTACATGGAAATTTTTCGTGGTCAGTAAGATCAAGTAAAGTAGTTTAAATAGACTTTTCAGATATGTTGTTATTTAAGAAAGCTACTGTAGCGATATTGATGACAGCATTTGACGTACATATCCGGCTGGGACATATATATGTCTACATGAATTAGGCGACTAAGAAAACCTGTTACCAAGACAAGGTATCTAGCAAGAAATTAAGAAGCATAAGTGACAAAGAATGGGTATAATTAGCGAAGAAATATACTTGATCAGTTCACATACAAACTTGATTTCTAGTCAATGTTTCAGACCAGAGATTCGATCTATTCTATCTCAGATTGGGCAGTATAACTAATTATAACATAATTTTCCCACGTAACCCAATATAATGATTACCATGTATAAAAATTAGCAAATAATAATTTCCTTTTAATGATCCAAATAATGAAAACTTGCAGAAGAAGAAAATTACCTTTGACTCTCCAactattttcattttctttgcGGACGTTGGAGTGTTTTCAACAGATTCTAAAAAGACAATAAGCCGACGGTAAGTTTAATTGAACAAACGGGCGAAATATGTAAagtatattcattataaatattgGTTGCTTGGATTTtcccgttgatgtttaggactataaTTGATCCGTCACTTTTAGTATATGTGGgtcctgtgcggattgtcttgatattgccagtaagtcacaaacattttaGGTAGAGATGAATGGTGACTGGCGGTGGATttcagaacgcgcgtttcgttccatctggaactcgaacccaacaCCGTTCGGCTTAAGCGCCGTCCCAttacccacttagctactgagtccagataaccactggaagattcaaataaccaacGAACGTGAACTAAAATTTACTCTGTTGCATAACccagtggctatctgaactccgTAGCTAAGTAGACAATGAGATGCCGTtagaagcaaacggtactgggttcgagttacagagtgcaggtacatctagctggcGAATACCAAATAGAACGAAAGGTGCGTCCaggattccactattagccatCATTCATCTCTGCCTAAAAAGTACATTGCATTAGTTTAAAAGACTAAAAAGTGGAACCGCACTGAAGGCACTTTAAGCGGTATGAATTTTTTATGCATTCAATACAAATTAGCTACACGTACTACAAATGTTGTAAATTTGTCAATGCTTGAAGCGAGAACTACGGTTCGGTGTAAAACACAAGTTACCTAATGTCTCCGACCGCAGATCGCGACCAGGCGGCCAGTATCTACGAATTTGGCCCGGATCGACAGTCTTGAGGGAATTAAAAAACTAATGTTACGTTTTGGTCTAGCTGACCCCAAATGTGTTCCAGCCTACTCCAGAACCAATGTCAGTTGGAATAGGTGGTCTTATCTTGCATATAGTTTGAAAACAACAATATTTGAAGAACCCTTTAAAGTAAGGGAATAGTGAACAGATATTTGGCTTTACTATGGGTGTTGATTCAATTGATGCAAGTTGAATCTACTTTAAAACTGTATTCAGTAAACTAATATTGTACAGCGAACCTTGTTTATTGTATAATGAGTGGAGCtctataaataaaatttgaCAAAATTCAATAACTAGTACTGAGCAACTGTTTACTGAATCAATTTACTTCAGATACTTAACAAACGATCAGCAACAATGAAGTCAACTAAGACAAAGCGACGTAGGAAAATTGCAGATCTTTGGAAAATACTCAAGTATTTAAGCATAACGTGCACATCCTGAACACTGAGAGTATTGGAATCGACCAGTGAATACATGAACACTACTGAGGTGTTCCAAATAAAACGAGTTATTCGAGTTACACTAGTAACGGATAGGTTTCTATCTTATTCCAGTTCGAGATTGAATATTCGACAATCGAAATGTGGATAGAACATACCACGAGTTCGTTTTAGAGGTTTCTTTTTCGGACCACtgattttttgttttgaagTATCCTTAGTCATTGGTTTCTTCTGAGATTGTATCAGAGTATTCAGCTCATTTTCGCTTAactcttcatcttcatcttcttcagATTCCTCAAGGTCATTGTTTGAAGACCCCGAATCACTttgttcatcatcatcattggaATTAGTGAATGATCTTGTGACATTTTCTTCACTTTGCCATTGTTCATCATCGTTATCTGAATGGTCGTTTGCACTCCCCCAGTCAGCTTCAATAGGCTCAGAATCACTCTCACTGGATGCTTCACCAAACCCGGCtcgttttttgtttgttattttcacATTGGAATTTGTTAAAACAGAAGCTttctgctgttgttgttgttgttcttttaaAAATCTTCGctttttactttttttactCTCATTGACTTTTATAGAAGGCATGTTGGATATGATTGAATTTGTTCCTTCCAAGTTCTTTTTAAGCTTTTTGGCTTTCTTGCGTCTTGCTCTTTTGTTTTGTGAAGTAGGAACTAAAGGAATAGTTTGactttgtttctttttatttctgCCCTGAAAGTAAAAAATCGCAATTTTTACAAACAATAAAGATACGTAATTTCTCATGGTAAACAGAGATAgcgcataataataataataataataataataacacgcATTACCTTAGTTATGTATTTGTTTCAGCTGTCACACTTGGTGTGGATAAAAAGGGAAGAAATTTACAAATCTATAGAGAGCATGTGCATCAGCCACATCCGTTGATGAAACTACATTAATAGGTTAATGTAGGACTAAACGGTGATCATAAGTACGCTCAAGGGTGAAGGAAATTCACTCTCCTTGGTAATGGTGTTTGTTGAGTCACGTGAAACCATACTTAAACCTCGTCAGATGTTGCAATTTCGTTCTCATCTGAGGTTTGTTGGTCAAATTTGGTGGATTATGGATGCAGCGATGAGCATTTAGTGTACGAAACATCATGAAGTTCATGCAAACATTATTTATACTTCGCAACATTTGTTTAAAGTATTTTTACAGGATATGCAGTAGCATATCTGCACCAACTTTAAGTATAAATTTTCCAAACATTACGAAATATATAAAGATAGTAAAAAATTAATGTCCGAATCAATGATGAGAAGCTTCATAGGACGTACTCCTAACGAGTTAGTTGTTTCGTTAAATCTAGATGTCATCTCGAATACAATGCCCATAGTATGAAAAATAACGGAACTAATAAAAACACAGAAAGACTACATAGTTTGTGTTCCTTGGATGAGGGAAGAAAGAATACGGGCGTATTAACATACCTTGAATACACCTGAAAGTCACATATTGTCAGATCATACCGAAAATGAAAGCGTATCATCAAATTTGCTGTAAGTAACCAGCCTACTTAATAACACTCTCCTAATTGCGACAAGGAGTACTAAAATGTTTGTCGAAGCTGAATTCAACAACTTAATTGGAGTTGAGGGCGTGTATATGCAACAATGCAGGGCGATAATCAGTGATGAGTGTTGAATCGGAACACTTCATCCACATTATTCCGTGAAATAATAATGTGAGTAATGTAAGTACAACGACTACTGTGTTCAAGATAAAAAAACCTTAAAAATACAAAAACGGACGAAAAAGCTAAAAACCACCGCGAGATAACTATGTTGCTGTAAATGGAGGGTGGAAACTCAATGAGAAGTTATCTCATGTGGAAATCACCTAAATGATATCAGTATATGGCAGCTACTCCAAGTCTTCTTCACAAACACAATAATGAGAATTTTATTCTGTAACACTAGTTTTAACTAAGTTGTTTTTGGTTGATCAACACTAACGGTAATTCTGTTTGAGATCGTTGAGTTTTATGTGGTTACCTATAGTACATGGTCATAAAGTGATCTAAACTACTGACAAAGTACACATTAATGTGTACGGCTATGAGATACAAGGTTTGTGATGGCCAGTGGTATTTCCCAGTCATTGAAACCGAGGCCCTACCATGGGTCGAACTTGTAACTAACTGATTGGAATTCAAGCCCTGAAAATTAGACTACCGAACTACATTGTGGTTAAGTGTATAATCAACTTAGTTTGAGAGTAGTTAATGAGAACGTTAATCAGTTAGAAGGCATACTGGAATACTAGTTGCCAAAAGAAGTTCGTCTAAATCTAAAAGAACTGATGCTGCAACAAAATCACTTGAGTCTAAGAATTACTCTGGGTATAACTCCTGCCACAACACAAACGATATCTGTTTTCAGACGTAACTCGTACGATTAATGAAGCCATTCGTCTATAGCGGTACATTAGCAAGTTAGTGAAATCTATTAAACATACCAAATATTTGGGGACAATAATTATTAGATTTCGAGTAACTCAAAGGAACAACGGACCCATTTACATTTATTAATCCAGCCTGTAAACCCACATTATCTTGATCAACTTGTTTATATCACTGTGGATGACAGTGCACTAAGGTTATTTAGCTCAATTGGAAGTGATTCAGTAAACCTTGTATATCAACAAACAACTTCCACGTGTTGTATATCCGTTGTG from Schistosoma haematobium chromosome ZW, whole genome shotgun sequence includes:
- a CDS encoding hypothetical protein (EggNog:ENOG41032X6~COG:O), whose amino-acid sequence is MIVPIHGPNGEVSEWLMIELQGDVLSKTNSPLAGKSLGDLHFSQENGDPLLLIGHHVLFGKVVALEKPMLVTKRNTTSGSLQYDIVSVIRRKLLFKTRPKPIISCASRKGRNKKKQSQTIPLVPTSQNKRARRKKAKKLKKNLEGTNSIISNMPSIKVNESKKSKKRRFLKEQQQQQQKASVLTNSNVKITNKKRAGFGEASSESDSEPIEADWGSANDHSDNDDEQWQSEENVTRSFTNSNDDDEQSDSGSSNNDLEESEEDEDEELSENELNTLIQSQKKPMTKDTSKQKISGPKKKPLKRTRESVENTPTSAKKMKIVGESKQSIVKPLDKGDDHQVSVSYSWKNESIIIEEIKKRAIELSSATLHVSPLPPDHNESMLKSLSPSMMSYRFSIRKNKRIRDFVFLQYVDADTAEAARKSISGRLFAGKTISAQPNRLSFPISDLKLDNINRTQLFVTGFNSSTTKNDLIHIFPKGTVDFPLTIDGMTCGYAVIKFVNENVSLEAFSTTHKRLVRGLPIFVNFIFSRSKVIDQKQNNDENQLKANKSKNDQSLDKMKEKQLNKPSSSSSLEKTSNIVIQKTTVNTKDIGNKQKGSNTKVLVQQLPESENDSKSSASDESNDESKTDELFVHQTKNKNSTTSKTSVLNDLVSSKMLKVSPKKKSKSEMSKLDDDEDDSDGQDDDDDDDDDDDDDDEDNEDLDDEDEISEYDEDDSGTEEEDDDEDVDDDDDDDEDDEDEEDLGDTDSDDASEDSDEVVKNDSKQKNTVNNKNKPSPLKDNSQIISVDEEQASSADGNNSSDEEIDKQLMTVIQAKRSAKKSFKSPKNAKRNLNSAKHSGKKSQPQWGMKSTNQCFVILEMITRH
- a CDS encoding hypothetical protein (EggNog:ENOG41032X6~COG:O) — encoded protein: MPSIKVNESKKSKKRRFLKEQQQQQQKASVLTNSNVKITNKKRAGFGEASSESDSEPIEADWGSANDHSDNDDEQWQSEENVTRSFTNSNDDDEQSDSGSSNNDLEESEEDEDEELSENELNTLIQSQKKPMTKDTSKQKISGPKKKPLKRTRESVENTPTSAKKMKIVGESKQSIVKPLDKGDDHQVSVSYSWKNESIIIEEIKKRAIELSSATLHVSPLPPDHNESMLKSLSPSMMSYRFSIRKNKRIRDFVFLQYVDADTAEAARKSISGRLFAGKTISAQPNRLSFPISDLKLDNINRTQLFVTGFNSSTTKNDLIHIFPKGTVDFPLTIDGMTCGYAVIKFVNENVSLEAFSTTHKRLVRGLPIFVNFIFSRSKVIDQKQNNDENQLKANKSKNDQSLDKMKEKQLNKPSSSSSLEKTSNIVIQKTTVNTKDIGNKQKGSNTKVLVQQLPESENDSKSSASDESNDESKTDELFVHQTKNKNSTTSKTSVLNDLVSSKMLKVSPKKKSKSEMSKLDDDEDDSDGQDDDDDDDDDDDDDDEDNEDLDDEDEISEYDEDDSGTEEEDDDEDVDDDDDDDEDDEDEEDLGDTDSDDASEDSDEVVKNDSKQKNTVNNKNKPSPLKDNSQIISVDEEQASSADGNNSSDEEIDKQLMTVIQAKRSAKKSFKSPKNAKRNLNSAKHSGKKSQPQWLRVPETMKGKKK
- a CDS encoding hypothetical protein (EggNog:ENOG41032X6~COG:O), with the translated sequence MKEKQLNKPSSSSSLEKTSNIVIQKTTVNTKDIGNKQKGSNTKVLVQQLPESENDSKSSASDESNDESKTDELFVHQTKNKNSTTSKTSVLNDLVSSKMLKVSPKKKSKSEMSKLDDDEDDSDGQDDDDDDDDDDDDDDEDNEDLDDEDEISEYDEDDSGTEEEDDDEDVDDDDDDDEDDEDEEDLGDTDSDDASEDSDEVVKNDSKQKNTVNNKNKPSPLKDNSQIISVDEEQASSADGNNSSDEEIDKQLMTVIQAKRSAKKSFKSPKNAKRNLNSAKHSGKKSQPQWGMKSTNQCFVILEMITRH